One genomic region from Gossypium hirsutum isolate 1008001.06 chromosome D13, Gossypium_hirsutum_v2.1, whole genome shotgun sequence encodes:
- the LOC107937126 gene encoding acyl carrier protein 2, chloroplastic isoform X1 has product MASIAASSVSMQPRHSLATTRASGLKLASFVNQERNNLSFRLRPVPARLRISCAAKPETVDKVCEIARKQLALSSDEPVTGASKFSDLGADSLDTVEIVLGIEEEFGVTIKEDNAQDITTVQDAADLIEKLCRAKGA; this is encoded by the exons ATGGCTTCCATTGCTGCTTCTTCCGTCTCCATGCAACCTCGCCACTCCTTG GCTACAACCAGGGCTTCTGGGCTGAAATTGGCTTCATTTGTGAACCAGGAAAGAAACAACCTATCTTTTAGGTTGCGTCCTGTGCCTGCTCGCTTGCGGATATCCTGTGCT GCCAAACCAGAGACGGTAGATAAGGTGTGCGAAATAGCAAGGAAACAACTAGCTTTGTCAAGTGACGAACCTGTCACTGGGGCATCCAAATTTTCTGATCTTGGAGCTGATTCTCTTGATACG GTTGAGATTGTGCTGGGAATCGAGGAAGAATTTGGAGTCACAATAAAAGAGGACAATGCCCAAGACATCACAACTGTTCAGGATGCCGCCGATCTTATTGAGAAGCTCTGCCGTGCTAAAGGTGCCTAG
- the LOC107937126 gene encoding acyl carrier protein 2, chloroplastic isoform X2 — protein sequence MASIAASSVSMQPRHSLATTRASGLKLASFVNQERNNLSFRLRPVPARLRISCAAKPETVDKVCEIARKQLALSSDEPVTGASKFSDLGADSLDTQTRQHAGHEDQVVQELLERAELFLFCSSSNLKLM from the exons ATGGCTTCCATTGCTGCTTCTTCCGTCTCCATGCAACCTCGCCACTCCTTG GCTACAACCAGGGCTTCTGGGCTGAAATTGGCTTCATTTGTGAACCAGGAAAGAAACAACCTATCTTTTAGGTTGCGTCCTGTGCCTGCTCGCTTGCGGATATCCTGTGCT GCCAAACCAGAGACGGTAGATAAGGTGTGCGAAATAGCAAGGAAACAACTAGCTTTGTCAAGTGACGAACCTGTCACTGGGGCATCCAAATTTTCTGATCTTGGAGCTGATTCTCTTGATACG caaactcgaCAGCATGCAGGCCATGAAGACCAAGTCGTGCAGGAGCTGCTGGAACGAGCTGAACTATTCCTATTTTGTTCATCTAGTAATCTTAAGTTAATGTAA
- the LOC107937143 gene encoding superoxide dismutase [Cu-Zn] translates to MVKAVAVLSSNEGVSGTVFFSQEGDGPTTVTGNLSGLKAGLHGFHVHALGDITNGCMSTGPHFNPAGKEHGAPEDENRHAGDLGNVTVGDDGCASFSITDKQIPLTGPNSIIGRAVVVHADPDDLGKGGHELSKSTGNAGGRVACGIIGLQG, encoded by the exons ATGGTGAAAGCCGTTGCCGTCCTTAGCAGCAATGAAGGTGTTAGCGGAACTGTTTTCTTCTCCCAAGAAGGAGATG GTCCAACTACCGTGACTGGGAACCTTTCTGGTCTTAAGGCCGGACTCCATGGCTTCCATGTTCATGCCCTTGGGGACATAACTAACGGGTGCATGTCAACTG GACCCCATTTTAATCCTGCTGGCAAAGAGCATGGTGCTCCCGAAGATGAGAACCGCCATGCTGGTGATCTAGGAAATGTCACTGTTGGTGATGATG GCTGTGCTAGCTTCTCCATCACCGACAAACAG ATTCCACTCACAGGCCCAAACTCCATTATCGGAAGAGCTGTAGTTGTCCATGCAGATCCCGATGACCTTGGCAAGG GCGGCCATGAGCTCAGCAAAAGCACAGGAAATGCTGGCGGCAGAGTAGCTTGCG GTATTATTGGTCTGCAAGGCTAA